The following proteins are encoded in a genomic region of Drosophila miranda strain MSH22 chromosome 4, D.miranda_PacBio2.1, whole genome shotgun sequence:
- the LOC108163336 gene encoding protein CDV3 homolog, translating to MSNLEDFFSKKDNKKSKRCTEYLAAEELYKTLEESTKYSSEDNSNLEDAFQSEASGTDSKGASASLKFGIRFSDEAFSEEDEWSDFTEENRSQFTNVPRTLSMALTSPAPAPGPFAGGDLKEEPEQLDTGGDGVDVGSKERKSALATTCPWQKSEQDSHEPSKQNEQSDRKANTPVVKKEIYIPPALRQSQGDFSKRKAQPLQRKAPSPMPFRPQAPDLNSLEYFPSLSDSKILKRPK from the coding sequence ATGTCCAATCTCGAAGATTTCTTTTCCAAAAAGGATAACAAAAAGTCAAAAAGATGTACCGAATATTTGGCGGCTGAGGAGCTGTACAAAACGCTCGAAGAATCAACGAAGTATTCGTCGGAGGACAACTCCAACCTGGAGGATGCCTTTCAATCGGAGGCATCGGGAACTGATTCTAAAGGAGCCTCAGCTTCGCTGAAATTCGGGATCCGTTTTTCAGATGAGGCCTTCAGCGAAGAAGATGAATGGTCTGACTTCACCGAGGAGAATCGTAGTCAATTTACTAACGTGCCACGCACCTTATCGATGGCGCTTACATCCCCTGCCCCTGCACCTGGCCCATTCGCTGGTGGCGATCTGAAGGAGGAGCCGGAGCAGCTGGACACTGGAGGTGATGGCGTTGATGTGGGAtcaaaggaaaggaaaagcgCGCTTGCCACAACATGTCCCTGGCAGAAGTCGGAGCAGGATAGCCACGAGCCGTCCAAGCAGAATGAACAATCAGACAGGAAAGCAAATACCCCGGTGGTCAAGAAAGAAATCTACATTCCCCCGGCTCTCCGTCAGAGCCAGGGCGACTTTAGTAAACGCAAGGCGCAGCCACTTCAGCGCAAGGCTCCGTCTCCGATGCCGTTCAGGCCCCAAGCCCCCGATCTCAATAGCCTGGAGTACTTTCCGTCCTTGAGTGACTCAAAGATATTGAAGCGCCCCAAGTAA
- the LOC108163335 gene encoding protein disulfide-isomerase A6 homolog, giving the protein MRQLSSLLFLAFIASGSVNAFYSPSDGVVELTPSNFDREVVQDDAVWIVEFYAPWCGHCQSLVPEYKKLAKALKGVVKVGSVNADSDSTLSGQFGVRGFPTIKIFGSNKRSPTDFNGQRTAKAIAEAALAEVKKKVQAALGGGSSGGGGGSSSSSDDDVIELTEDNFDKLVLNSDDIWLVEFFAPWCGHCKNLAPEWAKAAKELKGKVKLGALDATAHQSKAAEYNVRGYPTIKFFAAGSKSASDAQEYQGGRTASDIVSWASDKHTENVPAPELVEITSESTLDSTCEGKPLCIISILPHILDCDAKCRNKFLATLRTLGDKYKQKLWGWAWAEGGQQPALEESLEVGGFGYPALAVVNFKKMKFSVLKGSFSKDGINEFLRDISYGRGHTAPVRGAKKPTIVSVDPWDGKDGQLPTEEDIDLSDIDLDDEFKDEL; this is encoded by the exons ATGAGACAGCTGT CGAGCCTTTTGTTTTTGGCATTCATTGCCAGCGGCAGTGTCAATGCCTTCTATTCGCCCTCCGATGGCGTCGTGGAGTTGACGCCCTCGAATTTCGATCGCGAAGTCGTGCAAGATGATGCCGTCTGGATTGTGGAATTCTATGCCCCGTGGTGCGGCCACTGCCAGTCTTTGGTGCCGGAGTATAAGAAGTTGGCCAAAGCCCTGAAGGGCGTCGTCAAGGTGGGCTCCGTCAATGCCGATTCCGACAGCACCCTCAGCGGCCAGTTCGGAGTACGTGGCTTTCCCACCATCAAGATCTTTGGCAGCAACAAGCGTTCGCCCACGGACTTTAATGGCCAGCGCACAGCTAAGGCAATTGCGGAGGCGGCTCTTGCCGAGGTAAAGAAGAAGGTGCAAGCAGCTCTGGGCGGCGGAagcagcggcggcggtggcggaagCAGCTCATCCAGCGATGATGATGTCATTGAACTAACCGAAGATAACTTCGACAAGCTGGTGCTCAACTCCGATGACATTTGGCTGGTGGAGTTCTTCGCGCCGTGGTGCGGACATTGCAAAAATCTGGCACCCGAATGGGCCAAGGCTGCCAAGGAGCTCAAGGGCAAGGTGAAGCTGGGCGCTTTGGATGCCACCGCCCACCAGAGCAAGGCGGCCGAATACAATGTTCGCGGTTATCCGACAATCAAGTTCTTCGCTGCCGGCTCGAAGAGTGCTAGCGATGCCCAGGAATATCAGGGCGGACGCACAGCCTCGGACATTGTCAGCTGGGCCAGTGACAAGCACACGGAGAATGTGCCCGCTCCCGAGCTGGTGGAAATCACCAGCGAATCCACCCTAGATAGCACCTGCGAGGGCAAGCCCCTGTGCATTATCTCTATTCTGCCACACATTCTAGACTGCGATGCCAAGTGCCGCAACAAGTTCCTCGCCACACTTCGCACCCTGGGCGATAAGTACAAGCAGAAGCTCTGGGGCTGGGCCTGGGCTGAGGGTGGCCAGCAGCCGGCTCTGGAGGAGTCCCTGGAAGTTGGAGGCTTTGGTTATCCCGCTCTGGCAGTAGTTAATTTCAAGAAAATGAAGTTCTCAGTGCTGAAGGGCTCCTTCTCCAAGGACGGCATCAACGAGTTCCTACGCGACATCTCATACGGACGCGGTCACACGGCTCCCGTGCGTGGCGCCAAGAAGCCCACGATTGTCAGCGTCGATCCCTGGGATGGCAAGGATGGCCAGCTACCCACCGAAGAGGACATCGATCTGAGCGACATTGATCTGGATGATGAGTTCAAGGATGAGCTCTAG
- the LOC108163337 gene encoding uncharacterized protein LOC108163337: MSRSAYIVCLLVLACTCLIATVNASRSSYYRGYKVAEAPPTTPPPQTPKEYLDSRAGLSTFGIILIIFTVIVLCLIFYYGIICYPLLCRDEKKYRFMDVSSTITAATSRSIQSIENYPEQKHHHQLA, translated from the exons ATGTCGCGCAGTGCCTATATCGTGTGTCTGCTGGTGTTGG CCTGCACTTGCCTGATTGCCACCGTAAATGCATCGCGCAGCAGCTATTACAGAGGCTACAAGGTAGCTGAAGCGCCCCCCACTACGCCGCCACCGCAGACGCCCAAGGAGTATCTGGACAGTAGGGCGGGCCTCAGCACCTTCGGCATCATCCTTATCATATTCACGGTCATCGTGCTTTGCCTGATCTTCTACTACGGCATCATTTGCTATCCGCTGTTGTGTCGAGATGAAAAAAAGTATCGCTTCATGGATGTATCCTCCACAATCACCGCAGCCACATCGCGCTCTATTCAGTCGATAGAGAACTATCCTGAGCAGAAGCACCACCATCAACTTGCCTGA